In Neodiprion pinetum isolate iyNeoPine1 chromosome 6, iyNeoPine1.2, whole genome shotgun sequence, one genomic interval encodes:
- the LOC124221176 gene encoding tRNA 2'-phosphotransferase 1 — MNKIEHDVQLSKRLSYLLRHGAVKEGLQICPEGFVAVNDILDKVGFHRLTVEDVQRVVAENSKNRFTLKKLNDTLLIKANQGHSLSQVNNLNLKLVENPEYEIIHGTYFNCWENIKNKGLSRMNRNHIHFSKGLNFTAGLRRSAQIYITVDFSKAWQDGLKFYESENGVILCPGNFNGILERKYFLKVSSSDGRKLFL; from the exons atg AACAAAATCGAGCATGATGTTCAACTCTCGAAAAGATTATCATACCTTCTTCGTCATGGTGCTGTGAAAGAAGGCCTGCAAATTTGCCCGGAAGGATTTGTGGCTGTTAACGATATTCTTGACAAGGTGGGCTTCCACCGTTTGACAGTCGAAGATGTGCAAAGAGTCGTcgctgaaaattcaaaaaaccgATTCACtctcaaaaaattaaatgatacACTACTGATTAAGGCTAACCAGGGACACTCATTAAGCCAAGTGAACAATTTGAACTTGAAATTGGTAGAAAATCCCGAGTATGAGATAATTCATGGAACATACTTCAATTGTTGGGAAAACATTAAAAACAAGGGATTGTCTCGCATGAATAGAAATCACATACATTTCTCGAAAGGGCTCAATTTTACAGCAGGATTGCGACGTAGCGCCCAGATTTACATTACTGTTGACTTTTCTAAAGCTTGGCAAGatggtttaaaattttatgaatcTGAGAATGGTGTGATACTTTGCCCAGGGAATTTCAACGGAATTTTAGAACGCAAATATTTCTTGAAAGTTTCGTCTTCAGATGGTCGCAAGCTATTTCTGTAA
- the LOC124221156 gene encoding speckle targeted PIP5K1A-regulated poly(A) polymerase isoform X2, translating into MSRPVFIDNHKLRIEPRKFYQNERTPVTQASITLSYEDLKDIFETETTFDSQLIAFLNAVQPSDVAVEAKYGSVCASLKQIFKIKFRNCKVHRFGSTVTGLSFFHSDLDVYIDIGLPIVESEDDTKPYEWTPKKIFRVGKSLLFKRNNIFTDIVLIPNAKTPIIKFRHAPTNIFCDINFKNSLGVCNSHLIKYYLSLDVRLKPLVIIIKFWAELFGIAGMGKISNYALTLLIIFFLQQPERVMVPTVVQLQSSCKPEFVQGWQVNYDENIKLQNTKNENSIPSLLYEFFDFYAGFDLGSKVLCPLDGKAHPKTVFASAEELPDTMFRYREYIRETQNPMLMHTDKPMCLQDPFELNHNVTSRVNGRTVAFFQQHCITSREVCKEVQENDYKTLFSILFTRETKLDKPAKVRMLIKGELFLKVGLPKNTVLQPNVIYRGHFTINDWYETVLNLVKEIFERVYKLKVKLESMDREVKQQKCDVESDVHTKNKTKTILECLGYFKLWYGRKNNKTIFDPTMSALDREASISDKMMEELKKTPASSIPIISFTCIIQKFQKPVAVELILKNNNSAQNMFKEFSDQMCNKLNQIIDKTLSHMLQYKKKEQPSQSS; encoded by the exons ATGAGTCGTCCAGTTTTCATCGACAACCACAAATTACGTATTGAGCCAaggaaattttatcaaaatg AAAGAACACCAGTCACTCAAGCTTCAATCACACTTTCATATGAAGATTTGAAGGACATTTTCGAAACGGAAACTACATTTGATAGTCAGTTGATTGCATTTTTAAATGCGGTACAACCCAGTGATGTTGCAGTTGAAGCAAAGTACGGTTCTGTTTGTGCTAgtttgaaacaaatatttaagATAAAGTTTCGTAATTGCAAGGTACACAGGTTTGGATCAACTGTTACTGGTCTGAGCTTCTTCCATAGTGACCTTGACGTTTATATTGATATAG GTCTACCGATAGTCGAATCTGAAGATGATACAAAGCCTTATGAATGGACTCctaagaaaattttcagagtgGGAAAATCGCTTTTATTTAAGAGGAATAACATTTTTACTGATATAGTTTTGATACCAAATGCAAAAACGCCAATTATTAAATTCCGTCATGCTCCCACTAACATTTTTTGcgatattaactttaagaacAGTCTAGGTGTGTGCAACAGCCACTTGATAAAGTATTATCTATCGCTTGACGTCAGACTAAAACCTCTGGTGATAATCATCAAATTCTGGGCAGAGCTATTTGGAATAGCTGGCATGGGAAAAATCTCAAACTATGCACTAACTTTgctaattattttctttttacaacaACCGGAAAGAGTTATGGTACCTACAGTTGTGCAACTGCAATCGAGTTGCAAACCAGAATTTGTCCAAGGGTGGCAAGTAAATTACGACGAAAACATAAAACTGCAGAACactaaaaacgaaaatagtaTTCCAAGTCTActgtatgaattttttgatttttacgcTGGATTCGACCTTGGTTCAAAAGTACTTTGCCCATTGGATGGCAAAGCACATCCGAAAACGGTTTTCGCAAGCGCTGAAGAGTTGCCTGATACCATGTTCAGGTACAGGGAGTACATTCGTGAAACGCAAAACCCTATGTTGATGCATACAGATAAACCAATGTGTTTACAAGATCCATTTGAATTGAATCACAATGTGACTTCTAGAGTAAATGGTCGAACGGTAGCATTCTTCCAACAACACTGCATAACTTCGCGAGAAGTTTGTAAAGAAGTGCAAGAGAATGATtataaaactttattttcCATATTGTTTACGAGAGAAACAAAGTTGGATAAACCGGCAAAGGTTAGAATGTTGATCAAAGGTGAACTGTTTTTGAAAGTCGGCTTACCGAAAAACACCGTTCTCCAACCAAATGTAATCTACAGGGGACATTTCACAATAAATGATTGGTATGAAACTGTTTTAAATCtcgtaaaagaaatttttgagagAGTCTACAAGTTGAAAGTAAAACTTGAGTCGATGGATAGGGAagtaaaacaacaaaaatgcGACGTAGAATCAGACGTACATACAAAGAACAAAACGAAAACTATTCTCGAGTGTTTGGGTTACTTCAAACTATGGTACGGTcgtaaaaacaataaaactatATTTGATCCAACAATGAGCGCCCTGGATAGAGAAGCCAGTATATCCGACAAGATGATGGAGGAACTGAAAAAGACTCCGGCGTCGAGTATTCCAATCATTAGTTTCACGTGTATAAttcaaaagtttcaaaagcCAGTTGCTGTAGAGTTGATCTTGAAGAACAATAACTCTGCACAAAATATGTTTAAAGAATTCTCGGATCAGATGTGCAATAAACTTAATCAGATTATTGACAAGACTTTGTCACACATGTTGCAGTACAAGAAAAAGGAACAACCATCTCAATCGTCGTGA
- the Pet117 gene encoding cytochrome c oxidase assembly factor-like, which yields MTSLSRAVLGSCCAISLGIIGYVHYAQFMEREELHAGVIRDWEKQERMKRKNTYALSRQMDIAKELRKEELTRHET from the exons ATGACTTCATTGTCAAGAGCAGTCTTAGGCTCGTGCTGCGCAATATCTTTGGGGATTATCGGTTACGTGCATTATGCCCAGTTCATGGAAAG GGAGGAACTTCACGCGGGTGTTATACGTGACTGGGAAAAACAGGAGCGTATGAAGAGAAAGAACACTTATGCACTTTCACGCCAAATGGATATTGCCAAAGAATTGCGCAAAGAAGAGTTAACGCGGCATGAAACATGA
- the LOC124221156 gene encoding speckle targeted PIP5K1A-regulated poly(A) polymerase isoform X1, giving the protein MAKHCEVCRIDLADDYAYQGHITGKKHAKNLQFLEFKKAIEERSIFVSNWPPHFTSVQVIDFFLKYGFIESHKCQRDYALIQFAERETVDFLMSRPVFIDNHKLRIEPRKFYQNERTPVTQASITLSYEDLKDIFETETTFDSQLIAFLNAVQPSDVAVEAKYGSVCASLKQIFKIKFRNCKVHRFGSTVTGLSFFHSDLDVYIDIGLPIVESEDDTKPYEWTPKKIFRVGKSLLFKRNNIFTDIVLIPNAKTPIIKFRHAPTNIFCDINFKNSLGVCNSHLIKYYLSLDVRLKPLVIIIKFWAELFGIAGMGKISNYALTLLIIFFLQQPERVMVPTVVQLQSSCKPEFVQGWQVNYDENIKLQNTKNENSIPSLLYEFFDFYAGFDLGSKVLCPLDGKAHPKTVFASAEELPDTMFRYREYIRETQNPMLMHTDKPMCLQDPFELNHNVTSRVNGRTVAFFQQHCITSREVCKEVQENDYKTLFSILFTRETKLDKPAKVRMLIKGELFLKVGLPKNTVLQPNVIYRGHFTINDWYETVLNLVKEIFERVYKLKVKLESMDREVKQQKCDVESDVHTKNKTKTILECLGYFKLWYGRKNNKTIFDPTMSALDREASISDKMMEELKKTPASSIPIISFTCIIQKFQKPVAVELILKNNNSAQNMFKEFSDQMCNKLNQIIDKTLSHMLQYKKKEQPSQSS; this is encoded by the exons ATGGCTAAACACTGTGAAGTTTGTCGGATTGATCTTGCTGACGATTATGCATATCAAGGTCATATTACTGGTAAAAAACATGCGAAGAATTTGCAGTTCTTAGAATTCAAAAAAGCTATCGAAGAAAGGtcgatttttgtttctaattgGCCACCACACTTTACTAGTGTTCaagtaattgatttttttcttaaatatggATTCATTGAAAGTCACAAATGTCAACGCGATTATGCGCTCATACAATTTGCAGAAAG AGAAACTGTTGATTTTCTTATGAGTCGTCCAGTTTTCATCGACAACCACAAATTACGTATTGAGCCAaggaaattttatcaaaatg AAAGAACACCAGTCACTCAAGCTTCAATCACACTTTCATATGAAGATTTGAAGGACATTTTCGAAACGGAAACTACATTTGATAGTCAGTTGATTGCATTTTTAAATGCGGTACAACCCAGTGATGTTGCAGTTGAAGCAAAGTACGGTTCTGTTTGTGCTAgtttgaaacaaatatttaagATAAAGTTTCGTAATTGCAAGGTACACAGGTTTGGATCAACTGTTACTGGTCTGAGCTTCTTCCATAGTGACCTTGACGTTTATATTGATATAG GTCTACCGATAGTCGAATCTGAAGATGATACAAAGCCTTATGAATGGACTCctaagaaaattttcagagtgGGAAAATCGCTTTTATTTAAGAGGAATAACATTTTTACTGATATAGTTTTGATACCAAATGCAAAAACGCCAATTATTAAATTCCGTCATGCTCCCACTAACATTTTTTGcgatattaactttaagaacAGTCTAGGTGTGTGCAACAGCCACTTGATAAAGTATTATCTATCGCTTGACGTCAGACTAAAACCTCTGGTGATAATCATCAAATTCTGGGCAGAGCTATTTGGAATAGCTGGCATGGGAAAAATCTCAAACTATGCACTAACTTTgctaattattttctttttacaacaACCGGAAAGAGTTATGGTACCTACAGTTGTGCAACTGCAATCGAGTTGCAAACCAGAATTTGTCCAAGGGTGGCAAGTAAATTACGACGAAAACATAAAACTGCAGAACactaaaaacgaaaatagtaTTCCAAGTCTActgtatgaattttttgatttttacgcTGGATTCGACCTTGGTTCAAAAGTACTTTGCCCATTGGATGGCAAAGCACATCCGAAAACGGTTTTCGCAAGCGCTGAAGAGTTGCCTGATACCATGTTCAGGTACAGGGAGTACATTCGTGAAACGCAAAACCCTATGTTGATGCATACAGATAAACCAATGTGTTTACAAGATCCATTTGAATTGAATCACAATGTGACTTCTAGAGTAAATGGTCGAACGGTAGCATTCTTCCAACAACACTGCATAACTTCGCGAGAAGTTTGTAAAGAAGTGCAAGAGAATGATtataaaactttattttcCATATTGTTTACGAGAGAAACAAAGTTGGATAAACCGGCAAAGGTTAGAATGTTGATCAAAGGTGAACTGTTTTTGAAAGTCGGCTTACCGAAAAACACCGTTCTCCAACCAAATGTAATCTACAGGGGACATTTCACAATAAATGATTGGTATGAAACTGTTTTAAATCtcgtaaaagaaatttttgagagAGTCTACAAGTTGAAAGTAAAACTTGAGTCGATGGATAGGGAagtaaaacaacaaaaatgcGACGTAGAATCAGACGTACATACAAAGAACAAAACGAAAACTATTCTCGAGTGTTTGGGTTACTTCAAACTATGGTACGGTcgtaaaaacaataaaactatATTTGATCCAACAATGAGCGCCCTGGATAGAGAAGCCAGTATATCCGACAAGATGATGGAGGAACTGAAAAAGACTCCGGCGTCGAGTATTCCAATCATTAGTTTCACGTGTATAAttcaaaagtttcaaaagcCAGTTGCTGTAGAGTTGATCTTGAAGAACAATAACTCTGCACAAAATATGTTTAAAGAATTCTCGGATCAGATGTGCAATAAACTTAATCAGATTATTGACAAGACTTTGTCACACATGTTGCAGTACAAGAAAAAGGAACAACCATCTCAATCGTCGTGA